In Bacillota bacterium, one DNA window encodes the following:
- a CDS encoding AMP-binding protein, which yields MLEKFITKVDYTTYDDFVKNLKINIPENFNFAFDVVDKIAEETPERLAMVWCDDKGNEAFFTFNHMKVYSNKAANFFKSLGIKKGDPVMLILKRRYEFWFCLLGLHKIGAVTIPATHLLTAKDIIYRNNAADIKMIVAVSEEEVIKHVEESLEKSPTIKYKALINRSKEGWYNLTEELEKASEEFERPEGKESATNDDTSLLYFTSGTTGMPKMVQHNFIYPLGHIVTAKYWQNVQENGLHLTIADTGWAKAVWGKIYGQWICKSAVFVYDYDKFIPKNLIDVIVKYGVTTLCAPPTIYRFLIKEDLSKLMQGKLNYCCIAGEPLNPEVYNQFLKATGLKLMEAYGQTELTVVIGTFPWMEPKPGSMGKPAPGYDVDIVDEEGNSCEVGEEGQIVIRTDKIKPVGMFQGYYRDPEMTLKVWHNNIYYTGDMAWKDEDGYFWFVGRSDDVIKSSGYRIGPFEVESALLEHPAVLECAITAVPDPIRGQIVKATVVLTKNYKPSDDLVVELQEHVKRVTAPYKYPRVIEFVEELPKTISGKIRRIEIRERDKS from the coding sequence ATGCTGGAGAAATTCATAACAAAGGTTGACTATACTACATATGATGATTTTGTTAAGAATTTAAAGATAAACATTCCCGAAAATTTTAATTTTGCATTTGATGTGGTAGACAAAATAGCGGAAGAGACTCCTGAGAGGCTTGCAATGGTTTGGTGTGACGATAAAGGAAACGAGGCATTCTTTACTTTCAATCATATGAAAGTATATAGTAATAAAGCAGCAAACTTCTTTAAGTCGTTAGGAATTAAAAAGGGCGACCCGGTTATGCTTATTTTGAAAAGAAGGTATGAATTCTGGTTTTGCCTTCTTGGATTACATAAGATTGGTGCTGTTACAATACCTGCAACCCATTTGCTTACAGCTAAAGATATAATATATAGGAATAATGCTGCAGATATAAAAATGATTGTAGCAGTATCAGAAGAAGAAGTAATCAAACATGTTGAAGAATCTTTGGAAAAATCCCCGACGATAAAATACAAGGCACTAATTAACAGAAGCAAAGAAGGATGGTATAACCTAACAGAAGAACTAGAAAAAGCATCTGAAGAGTTTGAACGGCCTGAAGGAAAAGAATCTGCAACTAATGATGATACTTCTCTTTTGTATTTTACTTCCGGTACAACAGGTATGCCAAAAATGGTACAGCACAATTTTATATATCCTCTTGGCCATATAGTGACGGCAAAGTATTGGCAAAATGTACAGGAAAACGGATTGCATCTTACAATTGCCGATACGGGGTGGGCAAAAGCCGTATGGGGTAAAATATATGGTCAATGGATCTGTAAAAGCGCAGTTTTTGTCTATGATTATGATAAATTTATCCCGAAAAATCTTATTGATGTCATTGTAAAATACGGTGTTACAACATTATGCGCTCCCCCGACAATATACAGGTTTTTGATCAAAGAAGATCTTTCAAAATTAATGCAAGGAAAACTTAATTATTGCTGTATTGCAGGAGAGCCTTTAAATCCTGAAGTATATAACCAGTTTTTAAAAGCCACAGGGTTAAAACTTATGGAAGCTTACGGACAAACTGAATTGACTGTTGTAATAGGAACCTTTCCATGGATGGAACCTAAACCCGGTTCAATGGGTAAGCCTGCACCCGGATATGATGTAGACATAGTCGATGAGGAAGGCAACTCTTGTGAAGTAGGTGAAGAAGGACAAATAGTAATTCGTACCGATAAGATAAAACCCGTGGGAATGTTTCAAGGTTATTACCGTGACCCAGAAATGACTTTAAAAGTTTGGCATAATAATATCTATTATACAGGAGATATGGCCTGGAAAGATGAGGACGGTTACTTCTGGTTTGTGGGTCGCTCGGATGATGTAATAAAAAGTTCAGGCTACAGGATTGGTCCCTTTGAAGTTGAAAGTGCACTTCTTGAACATCCTGCAGTACTTGAATGCGCTATTACAGCGGTGCCCGACCCTATTAGAGGGCAAATAGTTAAAGCCACAGTTGTGTTGACAAAAAACTACAAACCTAGTGATGACCTTGTTGTTGAGCTTCAAGAACATGTAAAACGAGTAACTGCACCTTATAAATATCCCAGAGTTATTGAATTTGTGGAAGAACTACCTAAAACCATAAGCGGT
- a CDS encoding helix-turn-helix transcriptional regulator — protein sequence MSDQIRQIAARIKELREIYGISLEELAKEFNIKKEEYEEYESGKVDIPVSFLYKIANKFNVELTAILTGSNPRLQTYCLVRKGKGVSVERRQEYKYQSLAYNFINKKAEPFLVTVEPKPENSPVSYNSHPDQEFNYVLEGELMIFIDGHEVLLKEGDSLFFDSNIKHGMKALGNKPAKFLAIIV from the coding sequence ATGTCTGACCAAATAAGGCAAATAGCTGCCAGAATAAAGGAATTAAGAGAAATATACGGTATTTCTCTTGAGGAACTGGCAAAGGAATTTAATATAAAAAAAGAAGAATATGAGGAATATGAGAGTGGAAAGGTAGATATTCCTGTCAGTTTTTTGTATAAAATTGCCAATAAATTTAATGTAGAACTGACAGCAATTTTAACAGGAAGCAATCCAAGGCTCCAGACTTATTGTCTTGTAAGAAAAGGCAAAGGTGTAAGCGTTGAAAGAAGGCAAGAATACAAATACCAAAGTCTTGCATATAATTTTATTAATAAAAAAGCTGAACCTTTCCTTGTAACTGTTGAACCCAAACCCGAAAATTCACCCGTAAGTTATAATTCTCATCCGGATCAGGAGTTTAACTATGTGCTTGAAGGAGAATTAATGATTTTTATCGACGGTCATGAGGTTTTGCTTAAAGAAGGGGATTCGTTGTTTTTCGATTCAAATATAAAGCATGGAATGAAGGCTCTGGGCAATAAACCGGCAAAGTTCCTAGCAATAATTGTATAA